The proteins below come from a single Biomphalaria glabrata chromosome 10, xgBioGlab47.1, whole genome shotgun sequence genomic window:
- the LOC106054402 gene encoding alpha-(1,3)-fucosyltransferase fut-1-like isoform X4, protein MFRSVKVILCCSRGMEKLPIKIRHHRTCFAITISLMTFGPFLWFAMFSPNTRVHRLDENQKTDEMTLSCNNKSDFKAVRRKPSILVKYDQIQTMNEIRGLRGNFVLSKSLGTYLTPLTKALTDMTAFNDSISEYILRSGLGLESYTTEEKVDIWTENGIQYRPFPYLEKADNPFYTSDFEAYVPFNRLLFFERDEDKALRDVQQKKIILWWQHKIAQAPIDGLQPLRACPDFPCVVTSERNYTATSSAMLINAQFVNGESPPQRRADQVLIHYQIEAPIDYWFYGDLFATDNGWNGIFNWTMSYRMDADITTYHGVVRRRRAVRRRNYREILAKKTGVVAWMVSNCETSSRRENYIAELQKYLQVDVYGKCGKHKCPRICDRQCLQDINKKYKFYIGFESSFCRDYITEKLYRYFDTDMIVIAQGHDTYSRLLPSEIFINTANFKSPKELAEMILYLDSHDEDYIAMLKEKDKYVSLYEDYPLLRDDNEWIEYRYEAVPMCELCRRLWNLKNYEKVYNDMSAWFYKKEYQCLTPNDIDNMMEI, encoded by the exons atgtttcggtcAGTGAAAGTAATCTTGTGCTGTTCAAGAGGG ATGGAAAAGCTGCCTATTAAAATTCGTCACCACAGAACTTGTTTTGCTATCACTATTTCGTTGATGACATTTGGGCCATTCCTCTGGTTCGCCATGTTCTCACCAAACACCAGAGTACATCGCTTAGACGAAAACCAGAAAACTGACGAAATGACATTATCCTGCAACAATAAAAGCGATTTCAAAGCTGTACGCCGGAAGCCTTCCATTCTCGTCAAGTATGACCAAATCCAAACAATGAATGAGATCAGAGGACTGAGGGGAAACTTTGTCTTGAGCAAGTCCCTGGGCACCTACCTCACCCCGCTGACTAAAGCTTTGACTGATATGACTGCATTCAATGACTCGATCTCTGAGTACATTCTAAGGTCTGGTCTAGGTCTCGAGTCTTACACAACTGAGGAAAAGGTAGACATTTGGACAGAAAACGGAATTCAGTATCGACCATTTCCATATTTGGAAAAGGCAGACAACCCATTTTATACTTCAGATTTCGAAGCTTACGTCCCTTTTAATagattattatttttcgaaAGAGATGAGGATAAGGCATTACGTGACGTCCAACAGAAGAAGATCATATTATGGTGGCAACACAAGATCGCACAGGCTCCAATAGATGGGCTCCAACCGCTGCGGGCATGTCCAGACTTCCCTTGTGTTGTAACATCGGAAAGGAACTATACCGCAACGAGCAGCGCAATGCTAATCAATG CTCAGTTCGTCAATGGGGAAAGCCCTCCACAAAGACGAGCAGATCAAGTACTTATACATTACCAGATTGAAGCTCCGATTGACTACTGGTTCTATGGAGATTTGTTTGCGACAGACAATGGCTGGAACGGTATTTTCAACTGGACCATGTCTTACCGAATGGACGCCGATATTACGACATATCACGGGGTTGTCAGGAGACGCCGTGCGGTCAGGCGGCGAAATTACCGCGAGATATTAGCCAAGAAGACGGGAGTGGTGGCCTGGATGGTGTCGAACTGTGAGACTAGCTCCAGGAGAGAAAATTACATCGCAGAGCTTCAGAAGTATCTACAAGTGGATGTCTATGGTAAATGTGGGAAGCATAAATGCCCCAGAATATGTGATAGGCAATGCCTTCAGGACATCAACAAGAAATACAAGTTTTACATCGGGTTTGAGAGTAGTTTTTGTAGAGATTACATTACAGAAAAACTGTACAGATACTTTGACACCGACATGATCGTAATAGCTCAAGGTCACGACACCTACTCGCGACTTCTTCCGTCGGAGATATTTATCAACACGGCCAACTTTAAATCCCCTAAAGAGCTTGCTGAAATGATTCTCTATCTCGACTCCCACGATGAGGACTACATCGCGATGctgaaagaaaaagataagtaTGTGTCTTTGTACGAAGACTACCCGCTCTTAAGAGACGACAATGAATGGATCGAGTATCGCTACGAAGCTGTGCCCATGTGTGAGCTTTGTAGACGACTCTGGAATTTGAAGAATTACGAAAAAGTTTACAATGATATGTCGGCCTGGTTTTACAAGAAAGAGTATCAATGCCTTACCCCAAACGATATAGACAACATG ATGGAGATTTAA
- the LOC106054402 gene encoding alpha-(1,3)-fucosyltransferase 11-like isoform X2 → MSDVKSSATMEKLPIKIRHHRTCFAITISLMTFGPFLWFAMFSPNTRVHRLDENQKTDEMTLSCNNKSDFKAVRRKPSILVKYDQIQTMNEIRGLRGNFVLSKSLGTYLTPLTKALTDMTAFNDSISEYILRSGLGLESYTTEEKVDIWTENGIQYRPFPYLEKADNPFYTSDFEAYVPFNRLLFFERDEDKALRDVQQKKIILWWQHKIAQAPIDGLQPLRACPDFPCVVTSERNYTATSSAMLINAQFVNGESPPQRRADQVLIHYQIEAPIDYWFYGDLFATDNGWNGIFNWTMSYRMDADITTYHGVVRRRRAVRRRNYREILAKKTGVVAWMVSNCETSSRRENYIAELQKYLQVDVYGKCGKHKCPRICDRQCLQDINKKYKFYIGFESSFCRDYITEKLYRYFDTDMIVIAQGHDTYSRLLPSEIFINTANFKSPKELAEMILYLDSHDEDYIAMLKEKDKYVSLYEDYPLLRDDNEWIEYRYEAVPMCELCRRLWNLKNYEKVYNDMSAWFYKKEYQCLTPNDIDNMSSTWLHHLPICCQRSKKLRALILSRRQRFSRWRFKFSSVICFAALYWMSTCSCQKSVVRLLIYVECTERPSIISGR, encoded by the exons ATGTCAGATGTTAAGAGCTCTGCTACG ATGGAAAAGCTGCCTATTAAAATTCGTCACCACAGAACTTGTTTTGCTATCACTATTTCGTTGATGACATTTGGGCCATTCCTCTGGTTCGCCATGTTCTCACCAAACACCAGAGTACATCGCTTAGACGAAAACCAGAAAACTGACGAAATGACATTATCCTGCAACAATAAAAGCGATTTCAAAGCTGTACGCCGGAAGCCTTCCATTCTCGTCAAGTATGACCAAATCCAAACAATGAATGAGATCAGAGGACTGAGGGGAAACTTTGTCTTGAGCAAGTCCCTGGGCACCTACCTCACCCCGCTGACTAAAGCTTTGACTGATATGACTGCATTCAATGACTCGATCTCTGAGTACATTCTAAGGTCTGGTCTAGGTCTCGAGTCTTACACAACTGAGGAAAAGGTAGACATTTGGACAGAAAACGGAATTCAGTATCGACCATTTCCATATTTGGAAAAGGCAGACAACCCATTTTATACTTCAGATTTCGAAGCTTACGTCCCTTTTAATagattattatttttcgaaAGAGATGAGGATAAGGCATTACGTGACGTCCAACAGAAGAAGATCATATTATGGTGGCAACACAAGATCGCACAGGCTCCAATAGATGGGCTCCAACCGCTGCGGGCATGTCCAGACTTCCCTTGTGTTGTAACATCGGAAAGGAACTATACCGCAACGAGCAGCGCAATGCTAATCAATG CTCAGTTCGTCAATGGGGAAAGCCCTCCACAAAGACGAGCAGATCAAGTACTTATACATTACCAGATTGAAGCTCCGATTGACTACTGGTTCTATGGAGATTTGTTTGCGACAGACAATGGCTGGAACGGTATTTTCAACTGGACCATGTCTTACCGAATGGACGCCGATATTACGACATATCACGGGGTTGTCAGGAGACGCCGTGCGGTCAGGCGGCGAAATTACCGCGAGATATTAGCCAAGAAGACGGGAGTGGTGGCCTGGATGGTGTCGAACTGTGAGACTAGCTCCAGGAGAGAAAATTACATCGCAGAGCTTCAGAAGTATCTACAAGTGGATGTCTATGGTAAATGTGGGAAGCATAAATGCCCCAGAATATGTGATAGGCAATGCCTTCAGGACATCAACAAGAAATACAAGTTTTACATCGGGTTTGAGAGTAGTTTTTGTAGAGATTACATTACAGAAAAACTGTACAGATACTTTGACACCGACATGATCGTAATAGCTCAAGGTCACGACACCTACTCGCGACTTCTTCCGTCGGAGATATTTATCAACACGGCCAACTTTAAATCCCCTAAAGAGCTTGCTGAAATGATTCTCTATCTCGACTCCCACGATGAGGACTACATCGCGATGctgaaagaaaaagataagtaTGTGTCTTTGTACGAAGACTACCCGCTCTTAAGAGACGACAATGAATGGATCGAGTATCGCTACGAAGCTGTGCCCATGTGTGAGCTTTGTAGACGACTCTGGAATTTGAAGAATTACGAAAAAGTTTACAATGATATGTCGGCCTGGTTTTACAAGAAAGAGTATCAATGCCTTACCCCAAACGATATAGACAACATG AGCAGTACCTGGCTACATCACCTTCCAATCTGCTGTCAACGGTCAAAGAAACTCAGGGCCCTAATCCTTTCCAGACGACAAAGATTCAGCAG ATGGAGATTTAAGTTCAGCTCTGTGATTTGCTTCGCTGCGTTGTACTGGATGTCTACATGTTCATGCCAAAAGTCAGTAGTCAGACTATTGATCTATGTTGAATGTACTGAGAGACCTTCCATTATCTCAGGTCGTTGA
- the LOC106054402 gene encoding alpha-(1,3)-fucosyltransferase 11-like isoform X3, with amino-acid sequence MEKLPIKIRHHRTCFAITISLMTFGPFLWFAMFSPNTRVHRLDENQKTDEMTLSCNNKSDFKAVRRKPSILVKYDQIQTMNEIRGLRGNFVLSKSLGTYLTPLTKALTDMTAFNDSISEYILRSGLGLESYTTEEKVDIWTENGIQYRPFPYLEKADNPFYTSDFEAYVPFNRLLFFERDEDKALRDVQQKKIILWWQHKIAQAPIDGLQPLRACPDFPCVVTSERNYTATSSAMLINAQFVNGESPPQRRADQVLIHYQIEAPIDYWFYGDLFATDNGWNGIFNWTMSYRMDADITTYHGVVRRRRAVRRRNYREILAKKTGVVAWMVSNCETSSRRENYIAELQKYLQVDVYGKCGKHKCPRICDRQCLQDINKKYKFYIGFESSFCRDYITEKLYRYFDTDMIVIAQGHDTYSRLLPSEIFINTANFKSPKELAEMILYLDSHDEDYIAMLKEKDKYVSLYEDYPLLRDDNEWIEYRYEAVPMCELCRRLWNLKNYEKVYNDMSAWFYKKEYQCLTPNDIDNMSSTWLHHLPICCQRSKKLRALILSRRQRFSRWRFKFSSVICFAALYWMSTCSCQKSVVRLLIYVECTERPSIISGR; translated from the exons ATGGAAAAGCTGCCTATTAAAATTCGTCACCACAGAACTTGTTTTGCTATCACTATTTCGTTGATGACATTTGGGCCATTCCTCTGGTTCGCCATGTTCTCACCAAACACCAGAGTACATCGCTTAGACGAAAACCAGAAAACTGACGAAATGACATTATCCTGCAACAATAAAAGCGATTTCAAAGCTGTACGCCGGAAGCCTTCCATTCTCGTCAAGTATGACCAAATCCAAACAATGAATGAGATCAGAGGACTGAGGGGAAACTTTGTCTTGAGCAAGTCCCTGGGCACCTACCTCACCCCGCTGACTAAAGCTTTGACTGATATGACTGCATTCAATGACTCGATCTCTGAGTACATTCTAAGGTCTGGTCTAGGTCTCGAGTCTTACACAACTGAGGAAAAGGTAGACATTTGGACAGAAAACGGAATTCAGTATCGACCATTTCCATATTTGGAAAAGGCAGACAACCCATTTTATACTTCAGATTTCGAAGCTTACGTCCCTTTTAATagattattatttttcgaaAGAGATGAGGATAAGGCATTACGTGACGTCCAACAGAAGAAGATCATATTATGGTGGCAACACAAGATCGCACAGGCTCCAATAGATGGGCTCCAACCGCTGCGGGCATGTCCAGACTTCCCTTGTGTTGTAACATCGGAAAGGAACTATACCGCAACGAGCAGCGCAATGCTAATCAATG CTCAGTTCGTCAATGGGGAAAGCCCTCCACAAAGACGAGCAGATCAAGTACTTATACATTACCAGATTGAAGCTCCGATTGACTACTGGTTCTATGGAGATTTGTTTGCGACAGACAATGGCTGGAACGGTATTTTCAACTGGACCATGTCTTACCGAATGGACGCCGATATTACGACATATCACGGGGTTGTCAGGAGACGCCGTGCGGTCAGGCGGCGAAATTACCGCGAGATATTAGCCAAGAAGACGGGAGTGGTGGCCTGGATGGTGTCGAACTGTGAGACTAGCTCCAGGAGAGAAAATTACATCGCAGAGCTTCAGAAGTATCTACAAGTGGATGTCTATGGTAAATGTGGGAAGCATAAATGCCCCAGAATATGTGATAGGCAATGCCTTCAGGACATCAACAAGAAATACAAGTTTTACATCGGGTTTGAGAGTAGTTTTTGTAGAGATTACATTACAGAAAAACTGTACAGATACTTTGACACCGACATGATCGTAATAGCTCAAGGTCACGACACCTACTCGCGACTTCTTCCGTCGGAGATATTTATCAACACGGCCAACTTTAAATCCCCTAAAGAGCTTGCTGAAATGATTCTCTATCTCGACTCCCACGATGAGGACTACATCGCGATGctgaaagaaaaagataagtaTGTGTCTTTGTACGAAGACTACCCGCTCTTAAGAGACGACAATGAATGGATCGAGTATCGCTACGAAGCTGTGCCCATGTGTGAGCTTTGTAGACGACTCTGGAATTTGAAGAATTACGAAAAAGTTTACAATGATATGTCGGCCTGGTTTTACAAGAAAGAGTATCAATGCCTTACCCCAAACGATATAGACAACATG AGCAGTACCTGGCTACATCACCTTCCAATCTGCTGTCAACGGTCAAAGAAACTCAGGGCCCTAATCCTTTCCAGACGACAAAGATTCAGCAG ATGGAGATTTAAGTTCAGCTCTGTGATTTGCTTCGCTGCGTTGTACTGGATGTCTACATGTTCATGCCAAAAGTCAGTAGTCAGACTATTGATCTATGTTGAATGTACTGAGAGACCTTCCATTATCTCAGGTCGTTGA
- the LOC106054402 gene encoding alpha-(1,3)-fucosyltransferase 11-like isoform X1: MFRSVKVILCCSRGMEKLPIKIRHHRTCFAITISLMTFGPFLWFAMFSPNTRVHRLDENQKTDEMTLSCNNKSDFKAVRRKPSILVKYDQIQTMNEIRGLRGNFVLSKSLGTYLTPLTKALTDMTAFNDSISEYILRSGLGLESYTTEEKVDIWTENGIQYRPFPYLEKADNPFYTSDFEAYVPFNRLLFFERDEDKALRDVQQKKIILWWQHKIAQAPIDGLQPLRACPDFPCVVTSERNYTATSSAMLINAQFVNGESPPQRRADQVLIHYQIEAPIDYWFYGDLFATDNGWNGIFNWTMSYRMDADITTYHGVVRRRRAVRRRNYREILAKKTGVVAWMVSNCETSSRRENYIAELQKYLQVDVYGKCGKHKCPRICDRQCLQDINKKYKFYIGFESSFCRDYITEKLYRYFDTDMIVIAQGHDTYSRLLPSEIFINTANFKSPKELAEMILYLDSHDEDYIAMLKEKDKYVSLYEDYPLLRDDNEWIEYRYEAVPMCELCRRLWNLKNYEKVYNDMSAWFYKKEYQCLTPNDIDNMSSTWLHHLPICCQRSKKLRALILSRRQRFSRWRFKFSSVICFAALYWMSTCSCQKSVVRLLIYVECTERPSIISGR, from the exons atgtttcggtcAGTGAAAGTAATCTTGTGCTGTTCAAGAGGG ATGGAAAAGCTGCCTATTAAAATTCGTCACCACAGAACTTGTTTTGCTATCACTATTTCGTTGATGACATTTGGGCCATTCCTCTGGTTCGCCATGTTCTCACCAAACACCAGAGTACATCGCTTAGACGAAAACCAGAAAACTGACGAAATGACATTATCCTGCAACAATAAAAGCGATTTCAAAGCTGTACGCCGGAAGCCTTCCATTCTCGTCAAGTATGACCAAATCCAAACAATGAATGAGATCAGAGGACTGAGGGGAAACTTTGTCTTGAGCAAGTCCCTGGGCACCTACCTCACCCCGCTGACTAAAGCTTTGACTGATATGACTGCATTCAATGACTCGATCTCTGAGTACATTCTAAGGTCTGGTCTAGGTCTCGAGTCTTACACAACTGAGGAAAAGGTAGACATTTGGACAGAAAACGGAATTCAGTATCGACCATTTCCATATTTGGAAAAGGCAGACAACCCATTTTATACTTCAGATTTCGAAGCTTACGTCCCTTTTAATagattattatttttcgaaAGAGATGAGGATAAGGCATTACGTGACGTCCAACAGAAGAAGATCATATTATGGTGGCAACACAAGATCGCACAGGCTCCAATAGATGGGCTCCAACCGCTGCGGGCATGTCCAGACTTCCCTTGTGTTGTAACATCGGAAAGGAACTATACCGCAACGAGCAGCGCAATGCTAATCAATG CTCAGTTCGTCAATGGGGAAAGCCCTCCACAAAGACGAGCAGATCAAGTACTTATACATTACCAGATTGAAGCTCCGATTGACTACTGGTTCTATGGAGATTTGTTTGCGACAGACAATGGCTGGAACGGTATTTTCAACTGGACCATGTCTTACCGAATGGACGCCGATATTACGACATATCACGGGGTTGTCAGGAGACGCCGTGCGGTCAGGCGGCGAAATTACCGCGAGATATTAGCCAAGAAGACGGGAGTGGTGGCCTGGATGGTGTCGAACTGTGAGACTAGCTCCAGGAGAGAAAATTACATCGCAGAGCTTCAGAAGTATCTACAAGTGGATGTCTATGGTAAATGTGGGAAGCATAAATGCCCCAGAATATGTGATAGGCAATGCCTTCAGGACATCAACAAGAAATACAAGTTTTACATCGGGTTTGAGAGTAGTTTTTGTAGAGATTACATTACAGAAAAACTGTACAGATACTTTGACACCGACATGATCGTAATAGCTCAAGGTCACGACACCTACTCGCGACTTCTTCCGTCGGAGATATTTATCAACACGGCCAACTTTAAATCCCCTAAAGAGCTTGCTGAAATGATTCTCTATCTCGACTCCCACGATGAGGACTACATCGCGATGctgaaagaaaaagataagtaTGTGTCTTTGTACGAAGACTACCCGCTCTTAAGAGACGACAATGAATGGATCGAGTATCGCTACGAAGCTGTGCCCATGTGTGAGCTTTGTAGACGACTCTGGAATTTGAAGAATTACGAAAAAGTTTACAATGATATGTCGGCCTGGTTTTACAAGAAAGAGTATCAATGCCTTACCCCAAACGATATAGACAACATG AGCAGTACCTGGCTACATCACCTTCCAATCTGCTGTCAACGGTCAAAGAAACTCAGGGCCCTAATCCTTTCCAGACGACAAAGATTCAGCAG ATGGAGATTTAAGTTCAGCTCTGTGATTTGCTTCGCTGCGTTGTACTGGATGTCTACATGTTCATGCCAAAAGTCAGTAGTCAGACTATTGATCTATGTTGAATGTACTGAGAGACCTTCCATTATCTCAGGTCGTTGA